The Streptomyces sp. NL15-2K genome contains a region encoding:
- a CDS encoding ABC transporter permease encodes MLVSVLRKLVRAVAVLLLVSFATFTLMYGNGPGIARAVLGTNATDATVRAEVAKLGLDRPLLVQYGDWLKGVVTGDFGESFFTGQSVSSALSSRVPVTLTLIVLTILLTAVVSVLVGVAAAVRGGWIDRVVQFLSVAGAAVPPFIVAIGLVFAFAVSFRAFPATGYVSPDQSPTGWIESVTLPVLALLVAAIANSAAQFRGAILDTLSQDFVRTLRARGIPESKVVFRHVLRNAAGPGLTVLSLQTLGLIGGAVFIEQVFALPGLGELSNGSAQRGDVPMVMGCVLVTIVIVLVVNLLGDLVTAAVNPKARTR; translated from the coding sequence GTGCTGGTATCCGTACTGAGGAAGCTGGTTCGCGCGGTGGCCGTGCTGCTGCTGGTCAGCTTCGCGACCTTCACACTGATGTACGGCAACGGTCCGGGCATCGCCCGGGCCGTGCTGGGCACGAACGCCACCGACGCCACTGTCCGGGCCGAGGTGGCCAAGCTCGGCCTCGACAGACCGCTCCTCGTGCAGTACGGGGACTGGCTCAAGGGGGTCGTCACCGGCGACTTCGGGGAGTCCTTCTTCACGGGGCAGTCCGTGTCGTCAGCCCTGTCCTCCCGGGTACCGGTGACGCTCACCCTGATCGTCCTGACGATCCTGTTGACGGCGGTGGTGAGCGTCCTGGTCGGGGTCGCCGCCGCCGTCCGCGGCGGGTGGATCGACCGGGTGGTGCAGTTCCTGTCGGTCGCGGGAGCCGCCGTACCGCCCTTCATCGTCGCGATCGGCCTGGTCTTCGCCTTCGCCGTCTCCTTCCGGGCGTTCCCGGCCACGGGATATGTCTCACCGGACCAAAGCCCCACCGGATGGATCGAATCGGTCACCCTTCCGGTGCTCGCCCTCCTGGTGGCAGCCATCGCCAACTCCGCCGCGCAGTTCCGGGGAGCGATCCTCGACACGCTCTCCCAGGACTTCGTCCGCACCCTGCGGGCGCGCGGGATACCCGAGTCCAAGGTGGTCTTCCGCCACGTGCTGCGCAACGCGGCGGGTCCCGGTCTGACCGTCCTGAGCCTGCAGACCCTCGGGCTCATCGGCGGCGCCGTTTTCATCGAGCAGGTGTTCGCGCTGCCGGGCCTGGGCGAGCTGAGCAACGGCTCCGCCCAGCGGGGCGACGTTCCCATGGTGATGGGGTGCGTGCTGGTGACGATCGTGATCGTGCTCGTCGTCAACCTGCTGGGTGACCTGGTGACGGCGGCGGTCAACCCGAAAGCGAGGACGCGATGA
- a CDS encoding dipeptide/oligopeptide/nickel ABC transporter permease/ATP-binding protein — protein MTTTPTLEPSGPVEPATKGRSLLRRLLTDPQAALCIAFLLFVVFLGLSSSWLAPHGQNVTDLSAVNASPFSPGHLLGADSTGRDILSRLMYGTRQTMIACLVVLVVSLVIGVTSGLAAGFYRGKTDAVSSWFSDVVMSMPGIVLLIALYARTGSNIVAAMAAYGLIVAPTYFRLVRSVVLEVRSELYVDAAKVVGLSDLRIVGRHVLWAVRAPIIVQSSFVLASAISIEAGMGFIGLSDPDKASWGGVLQEAFGNIYNNRPGVLWPALLITLTVLALVLLGNALRDILQSSAHSRTLSPRRRRELVQRAREERGQAAVAGTAAPTEAVLSVRGLRIGYPDGEDGVREVVHGIDLDVRRGEIHGLVGESGSGKSQIAFTTLGILPCEAVVLGGSVLLDGQDLLADEQRLREARGRRIAYIPQEPMSNLDPCFTVGAQLTHGLRAVKNISKQEAERELLKLLARVGIKNPERVFRQYPHEISGGMAQRVLICGAVASGPDVIVADEPTTALDVTVQAEVLELLRELRDERGLAVVLVTHNLGVVADICDTVSVMQDGHIVERRDVDGLFEAPAEAYTRELLSSARRVEIAEV, from the coding sequence ATGACCACGACTCCCACCCTGGAGCCGTCCGGTCCGGTGGAGCCGGCCACCAAGGGACGCTCGCTCCTGCGGCGGTTGCTGACCGATCCGCAGGCCGCCCTCTGCATCGCCTTCCTGCTCTTCGTGGTGTTCCTGGGCCTGTCCAGCTCATGGCTGGCCCCGCACGGGCAGAACGTGACCGACCTCAGCGCGGTGAACGCCTCCCCGTTCTCCCCCGGTCACCTCCTCGGAGCGGACTCGACGGGACGGGACATCCTGTCGCGGCTGATGTACGGCACCCGGCAGACGATGATCGCCTGTCTGGTGGTGCTCGTCGTCTCCTTGGTGATCGGCGTGACCAGTGGCCTTGCCGCAGGCTTCTACCGGGGCAAGACCGACGCGGTGTCGAGCTGGTTCTCCGACGTGGTCATGTCGATGCCGGGCATCGTGCTGCTCATCGCGCTGTACGCCCGCACCGGGTCGAACATCGTCGCCGCCATGGCCGCCTACGGGCTCATCGTCGCACCCACGTACTTCCGCCTGGTCAGGTCGGTCGTCCTCGAGGTGCGCAGCGAGCTCTACGTGGACGCGGCCAAGGTGGTCGGACTCTCCGACCTGCGGATCGTCGGACGCCATGTGCTGTGGGCCGTACGCGCGCCGATCATCGTCCAGAGCTCGTTCGTGCTGGCCTCGGCGATCAGTATCGAGGCCGGTATGGGCTTCATCGGCCTGAGCGACCCGGACAAGGCGTCCTGGGGCGGGGTGCTCCAGGAGGCGTTCGGCAACATCTACAACAACAGGCCCGGCGTGCTCTGGCCCGCCCTCCTCATCACCCTTACCGTCCTGGCGCTCGTCCTGCTCGGCAACGCCCTGCGCGACATCCTCCAGTCGTCGGCGCACAGCAGGACGCTGTCCCCGCGGCGGCGCCGCGAACTCGTCCAGCGGGCGCGGGAAGAACGCGGGCAGGCGGCCGTGGCGGGGACGGCCGCCCCCACCGAGGCGGTGCTGTCGGTCCGCGGTCTGCGCATCGGCTACCCGGACGGCGAGGACGGGGTGCGCGAGGTCGTGCACGGCATCGACCTCGACGTACGGCGCGGCGAGATCCACGGCCTGGTCGGCGAATCCGGCTCGGGCAAGTCCCAGATCGCGTTCACGACTCTGGGCATCCTGCCCTGCGAAGCGGTCGTCCTCGGCGGCAGCGTCCTCCTGGACGGGCAGGACCTGCTGGCCGACGAACAGCGGCTGCGCGAGGCCCGGGGCCGGCGCATCGCCTACATACCGCAGGAACCCATGTCGAACCTCGACCCCTGCTTCACGGTCGGCGCGCAGCTCACTCACGGCCTGCGCGCGGTCAAGAACATCTCGAAGCAGGAAGCGGAACGGGAACTGCTGAAGCTGCTGGCGCGCGTCGGCATCAAGAACCCGGAGCGGGTCTTCAGACAGTACCCGCACGAGATCTCCGGCGGCATGGCACAGCGCGTGCTCATCTGCGGCGCGGTGGCCTCCGGCCCCGACGTGATCGTGGCGGACGAACCGACCACCGCCCTGGACGTGACCGTACAGGCCGAGGTCCTGGAGCTGCTGCGCGAACTGCGCGACGAACGGGGACTGGCCGTCGTCCTCGTGACCCACAACCTGGGAGTCGTCGCCGACATCTGCGACACGGTCAGCGTGATGCAGGACGGTCACATCGTGGAGCGCAGGGACGTGGACGGGCTGTTCGAGGCCCCCGCGGAGGCGTACACGCGGGAACTGCTCTCCTCGGCACGCCGTGTCGAGATCGCGGAGGTGTGA
- a CDS encoding ATP-binding cassette domain-containing protein, giving the protein MAEPVLTEPVLKVGNLVVRYGGRRGTGATVIDDVSFDLHAGETLSLVGESGSGKTTIGRAVLGLAPVTAGTITFRGETISNVSRARRRKVARDIQVIFQDPYSSLNPSMTVESILVEPLVAAGVAGGRARVRDLLDAVGLPADSGDRYPREFSGGQRQRVAIARALALQPSVIICDEPTSALDVTTQARVLTLLKDIQRETGVAYLFISHDLGVVNEVSDRIAVLHQGRVVEIGKAHDVATDPQHPYTRKLQMAAPVADPKKQRLRRARRLRSDTAELSDLKGTS; this is encoded by the coding sequence GTGGCCGAGCCGGTACTGACGGAACCGGTACTGAAGGTCGGTAACCTCGTCGTCCGTTACGGCGGACGGCGGGGCACCGGAGCCACGGTGATCGACGACGTCTCCTTCGACCTGCACGCCGGGGAGACCCTGAGCCTGGTCGGCGAGTCGGGTTCGGGCAAGACGACCATCGGCCGCGCGGTCCTCGGGCTCGCGCCGGTCACGGCCGGCACGATCACCTTCCGCGGCGAGACCATCAGCAACGTCTCACGGGCGCGCCGGCGCAAGGTCGCCCGTGACATCCAGGTCATCTTCCAGGACCCGTACTCGTCGCTGAATCCGTCGATGACGGTCGAGAGCATCCTCGTGGAACCGCTCGTCGCGGCCGGCGTGGCGGGCGGCCGGGCACGTGTGCGGGACCTGCTGGACGCCGTGGGCCTCCCGGCCGACTCCGGCGACAGGTATCCGCGCGAGTTCTCCGGCGGCCAGCGGCAGCGCGTCGCCATCGCCCGCGCCCTCGCCCTTCAGCCGTCGGTCATCATCTGCGACGAACCCACCAGCGCCCTCGACGTCACCACCCAGGCCCGCGTCCTCACCCTCCTGAAGGACATCCAGCGGGAGACGGGCGTGGCCTACCTCTTCATCAGCCACGACCTCGGCGTCGTGAACGAGGTGAGCGACCGCATCGCCGTCCTTCACCAGGGCCGCGTCGTCGAGATCGGCAAGGCCCACGACGTCGCCACCGACCCGCAGCACCCGTACACCCGCAAGCTCCAGATGGCGGCTCCGGTAGCGGATCCGAAGAAGCAGCGTCTGCGCCGCGCAAGGCGGCTGCGGAGCGACACCGCGGAGCTTTCCGACCTCAAGGGAACCTCGTGA